ATTTAGCCCTTGATTTTTAAAGATATTTGACATCTTCTTGTACTTTCTGGCACATTTTTAAGGTGATTTACCAGTGGGAAGGCATACATTTTTGGGTTGTTTGATACTTCTTAACTTACGGGACCTAACAACTATAGTACTTTCTTTATATAAGTTTTATTTTCTTGTTTACTTTTCAAGATTCAAAGAAAGTGATAGATGAttaatttttgttttaaaatgTATTCTGTTGTCATGCTGAAATGGTAAAAATTGCATTTTTTCTGTTGATTTTAAGTATCTCGCATTTATTAACAAAAAGATGAATTAATCTAAATTTAACTCTGCGGATTTACGGATCCATAAGAACTCGAGCCAACAATGTTATACTTTTAGATCGTGTTATGTAGGGAAAGTGATTGCAAATGTTCCAACCACTCAATTTCCAGGGACTCTTTCCCAAAGATCTTAAAAGTCCAGCATGATACGCTGCTCTGCCTGTTCTTcacaaacaaaagaaaagaacagCATTGTGTTATTTTGTCTTTGGAGATATTTTTCATGTGTCTCCTATATCTATTTGTGTATGAAATTGAGATTATTTCTCTGTGCTTTAATTGGTGACTCATTTTTCACCTGCTCTCTGTTACTTTGATGCTGTTAAATAGTATGAGCATTTATTTGTTACTTAAACTGCTTTGTTCCAGACTGCTGCTGAGTATGAGCGCCGCAGGGAAAACTTTTTTAATGAACTGGAAATTGTTGCCGCAGATGTGGTACGTTGCTCTTCTGAGTGATAACATACTATTGTTCTATATATCTGTCTGTCTGTTTTTCTTTTTGCTTGTAGTTCTAATAGAAAACAAGATGTTGAAGATTCTCTCCTAGATGTTGTTTATCCTTGGTTAATGATAAACTTAGATTTTAAATGGCAAATCATTGACGATTCTCTCGAAGGTCAGGTTTTAAGTTCTACATGCTTATCCAGAAATGTGTATCATCTTGTCGATACATGTACTTATGAAGATGGTGAGCTTCCTCAATGCTGTTGATCTGCTTGAAATCCATCCTCTTTTGTGCAACTTTTGTTTTTAGGAAGAAGgaaaccgaaaaaaaaaaaaaatacaaacatTCCACTCGGTTGCAGAGTTCTATCCTTGATATTTTGTGTTTGTTCTGCTCAGGTGATGGCCGTAATAGCAGATTTCATGCTCGTCTATCTTCCTGCTCCTACTGTTTCTCTCCGACCACGAATGGCTGTTGATGCTGGACGAATTGCCAAGTTCTTTCACCTTTGCCCAGATAATGCCTTTCAGGTCACTAATGTTTATCATGTCAAATTATATTTAGGTCATAAACACTTGGTTGTACTTCAGAAAGGTTGAAGGATAAAATTTGACTCCCTATTATATGCAGATGGCCCTGCCTGGAACATCATACTCATTGTTGCAAAGAATAGGTGCAATAGTGGTATGTGATTATTCTCTGTCTTCATGCCTCATTATTGGGAGCTAAAAAATTCAAGATTGAATTATTGACTGAATATCTGGTTTTGGTTGGATCAAATTTGTAGCGCAATGGGACTAAACTTTTCGCTGTTGGAACAGCCTCTTCCCTGGTAATACTCATCTTTTCAATTTTCATTCTAGATGTGTTTGCGCTGATACTTGCTTTTGTTCACCTTTATCCTTAAATGTTCCAAGTGAACTCATTGTTGGTGTTGATTGTTTTTCTTTTGAAGAAGATCCATCATCATTCATCATTTagtgaaatgtttttttttttttttttgaagttgtaAGTAAATTTTATTGCTCCAGCACTAAGGATATACTGTAGCTGTACATATTTAGCAAAAATATATCACTTCTCTAGTCTTCTAGGGATTCTATGAGGTTGAAAATTTGTTTTGCTTCGTCTTCTAGTTCCTCTTTACAccaaaataaaccaaaagtatacAATTGACCGTAATCTTTTGAATGGCATTGACCATCTTGAAAACATCTCATGTTCCTTTCCTTCCATATTGTCCACCATATGCATTTGGGGGGATTGTTTTCCACCATTTTATCTTTCCTTAAATCCTTCTTTTCCTGTCATTTCAACATTTGTTCCGTAGTTTTGGGCATTGCCCAGAGAAGATTTACAATGTTGAGGAATAGCTGCCGTAGTTGGTCAGTCCTAGGACAGTGTAGAAAGAGGTGGCTAACGCTTCCAGTCTTCTCACCACGTTAGTAGCATCTGCTACACATCAAAATTCCCTTTCTGATGAAACATCTTAATTCGTATAGCATGCAAAAGGTTAATATCATCTAAGCTGCACCGTGTATCATGCCCTCCACGGCTCCAACACCCTTTGGCCCTTCCCTGATGACAAAAGTTTGTGAAAAAAATACAAGGATGTATTATGTTTTTTTCCCATAAAATTAATTGCTTTATTGTTGTCCAATGCCTCGACTTTTGCTTGACCATCTCCTGATGCCCTGATAATACCTACATTTTATACCTACTCTATGATGTATTGATTTCTTATTGGGCTCAAAGACAATGGGCTTTTTCTGTATGGCTAGTGACTAGCGACTATAAGATTTCACCAAAGTCCAATTGAGCCATCATAGGAAGCTTAAAATTATACAATTTAGAAAGACCATGTTTACACAGCCCATTGCACCATTAAACTCAGCTtaataattaacaaatactaGAAATATTTTGATGAAGAACAAATACTAGAAATATAATGCTGGAGTTTTATTTTGAGCTGGTTTTCCCAAGGAAAAATTGCTCTGGGAAGTAGTTAAAATTTGAGGAAAGCAGAAACTTTGCTTATTTATGCAGAAGTGTAAAGGACAACTATTTGGTGGAGTTTGGATACGCACACAGTAATATAGCATGCAACCTGGGATCTCACTGCAGCCTGGCATAAAACTAAATTCTAAGATAATCACATTGACCCAAGATTATTCTGGAAGTGTTTGGAAGGGGAATGAGCTTTTTTTGGGAATTTCACCTATTCTGACTCGTGATTATTGTTTTTGGCATAACCTCTGTCATTAATAGTTAATACACAAAATTATACAATTTAGAAAGACCATGTTTACACAGCCCATTGCACCATTAAACTCAGCTtaataattaacaaatactaGAAATATTTTGATGAAGAACAAATACTAGAAATATAATGCTGGAGTTTTATTTTGAGCTGGTTTTCCCAAGGAAAAATTGCTCTGGGAAGTAGTTAAAATTTGAGGAAAGCAGAAACTTTGCTTATTTATGTAATTTTGTGTAATTTTGAGGAAAGAGAGTCATGGCTTCTATATATGTAATTTTCTCAACTTCATTTTGAACAACTAATATCACTATTCTTTTCTTTGCTTGCCTTATGTTACATAATCCTTGGACAAAATTCTCTCTTTAtcaccaaaattattttctttatcCAGGTTGGGACAGTGGTGACAAATGCAGCACTAAATGCTAAGAAAGCTGTTGATAAGTCTTCTGCTGAAGAGGTGGAGAATTTGCCTGTTGTAGCAACCAGTGTAGCTTATGGTGTTTATATGGCAGTTTCTAGCAACCTTCGGTGAGTGTGATTGGATGAGTATGATCATTTAAACATGTCTTTCCACTATTTTGAGATCTTCTTCTTTTATGATCTGTCCTCTCATATTATAGTTTTTCATGTCCTAAGAAGTAAAATAGAAGCTCTATCCCAGTCATATTCTACCTGAGTCATGCATATCTCCACATTTTTTCATATATTAGTCCAAAAGAGATTCCTGCAAGATAAGCATATTAGTCCAAAAGAGGTTCCTTCAAGATAAGCATCTTTCTGAATAGAATATGTCACTGGTCACAATATTGTAAAATATAATGCAAAGTACCCGTTTACTTTCTAAACTTTGTATCTAGAGAAATCTGAAATCTTTTTCTTTTCCGTCTAAAGTGCAGTACGACTTTTCTGATGTTAGCTTGTGTGCAAAGAGTATTGCTCTTAGTTTCAAGGAATACAGATTGGTGTTCCAGTGCAGCCATTTGGCTTCCACCCCCTAGCCTGTTATACTGGGAGAGGCTGTTAAATTTAGTTTTCCTTTTGGGGAAATAAGGGTCTAGATGTGGCTGCGTAATGCGAGAACAATCAGTGGTATTCTTTTGTCATATGTAGTCGGGGATCTATTCTGCAAATGGGTCTATTCTGCAAAGTTATCTGTCTGAAAACACCGCTGTAGTTGTCTAGACATTAAAATAAATACCCCTTCCCCTCTTCAAGTAAATTCATTAGCACATTTCTTCTTTCTCAGATATCAAATAGTAGCTGGTGTAATTGAACAACGGATTTTGGAGCCCATGCTACACCAACACAAGTTGATGTTGAGTGCAATGTGCTTTGCTGTGCGAACAGGCAACACATTCTTGGGTTCACTATTGTAAGATCCTTCACTTCTTTCACAAATATTTGTCCTTCTATTTGCCCATTCCTTCAACTGATTAATCACATAACAAAAACTGGAAAATTGGTTTACAGGTGGGTTGACTATGCTCGTTTGATCGGAATTCAAAAGGCTCATGATCAAGAAGTTCCTGCCCAAAAGGCTCATGAGGCATAGGTGCATTGGCTTGGTTTTGAATTTCAGAAAGTCGATGTGTGCTTGTTAGACCATTTGAACATTACATGGAGATATGTCAGCGGCAAATAATTCGCTTTAGTAGAGGTTATAGACGGGAGAGACCTAGCATCTTCTTAGGCCTCTCAAGTATTTATAAGCTTATTGTAGTTtgatgatctttttttttttttttttttgggttgagaTACTTTTCTCTAAGTTTCTGATTTAAATTTTCTATCCTGTTTGGTACTTCCGTAAGTACCAACTATAGAATTATGAAAATGATTTGTAAATTGAATGCATCTTTTTCGCGCTTGGATACGTATTGGTGATATGCATTCTCGATTCATGAAAATGAAAGAGACTTACTGAAGTTCAATCTCAGTATGctttatattaatattcatagTTGCTTTTTATGGGTTTGTTTTCCAGTTTTAATCATTTGAGTCTTCGATATTATATAGCGATCTTCATGTGCATTTCTATTACTCTACCTGTGTATCATTCGTCTATCCATAATTGGTTCCCAATAATCGGTCCAAATGTTCCTAACTAAACTTTGGCAAAAATGTAAGCTGGAAAAGTTGAATATTCGGATCTGAGAAATAGATTGTGAATCAACTTTTGAAGTTTTACTTAACTCATTGTTCTCATACGTGTCCTTTTCTTCCAATTTACTTGGCGCTATTACCATttgagaaaatatttttctttcctGTCATCCTAGTATTATCTTTAAGTTTATGTTCTGTCACTTTTTGTCAAAGGTTCACCAATGACTTGCAACTTGCAAGTTCAATGCCATGATGGCTCACAACTTGGACAATCTCCTTTGTTCTTATGGCGAAACCCATGTCCTCTTCATGTTTGGTGTCTTTCCATTACTTAACATGATAGTTCAACTTTGTAAGCCACTCTCCTACCTAAACTTTCTAGTTTGCGCGACATGAAATCAATGATCTTGAAGCACTCAAGGGCGcgacctagtggtcaatgaagtggattGAGCGTCATGAGGTCTCATGTTCAAATCCCAGCAGAGACAATGACACTAGGTGAATTCTTCCCATCTGTTCTAGCCTTGGTAGACAGAGCTATCTGGTACCTATTGCTGGTGGGAGGTGGTAGgtagaattagtcgaggtgcgcgcatGCTGGCCGAGACACCACTATtatccaaaaaaagaaaaaatcaatGATCTCGATCAGATTGATATTCCAATCTAAGAAAAAATCAATGATCTCGATCAAATTGATATTCCAATTTTTCTTCTTAGAATATAATGATTTGAACTCgtaagttggaccaaaaatatTGCCTCCCAAAGCAGAAACCGTAGATCTGTAAAATTATCCTCGTAGTTTTAGTTGCGTAATTGATCAACAACGTAGCATCTCTATCAATTTGAACTCATTTTTTCCTGTCAAATTCATCAATTTGAACTCATTTTCTCCTATCAAAACTTGTTCATAATCGTCTTTACTACATCTAACATTATTTGAGTTTTTGTCAAACTTCACTCAATCTTGTCCGTGTTAGTCTATCCATTTCTTTCTTCGCTCCTGCATTCCCTAGTCATCTGAAGCTTTACCTCTCGCTTTGTTAATAAATAATAACCATATACTCTTCAAAGGCTTCTTAGTAGCTCTTAATTCGATGGGACTTAAAAAATGAATTAAATCACTTTACCTTTTATTTTTACAATTACTAGGCTAATGTTTCATATGCAGTTGACCTAGATTAACTAAAATTAGTAAAAGGGGCTCTTTTGAAACGGGCTTGGCGCACGATAAGCAAGGACGGCTATCTTGCACCATGGCCCGTTGCCGCCGACAAACAACTCCGTCTCCCCCATCATCTTCGGAGGTAAAGGATGACGAACCGCCTGAAAAACCACCTCCAAAACCACCTACAAAACCACCAGATCTGACAGAAATACTAGAGTGCAGACCTGGTAGTAGAACGGTAACGCTGGCAAATGGAGTAGCACAACCATTAGCACCGAGAATGCTAGCACACTGGGTGCCAGGGCGAGATAGTGCACCTACGGTATTTCAACACCCAAAGGAAACATCGCCAATGGCCCCAACCACTGAAGAAATTAACATGGCAGCAGCAGCTCGGAAACTTACTTACTCCGCAAGGTCGAATAGGGCACTTATTGAAGAGGAAAATGTGCAAATTGAAGAGAAAAACGCAGCGCCTACTAAAACCCTAGTGGAAATTTTAAGAGGGAATCGGGTTAGACAAAAAGGTCTACAACTAAGCTTCTATCCACCAGAAATCAAAGATTGAGTGAAGGTTGTGAAATTGAACCACGAAGAACTCGAGAAACGGTGTGACAAATGGAAGACGACGCTGATTGGATATGTGATGGGGGGAAACCCTAGTTTCAAGGATATGCTAAAATTTGTCTACGGTGTATGGAATTCAGTGGCTACACCCAGAGTTTATTATCATGACGATGATTACTTTTGTCTTCAAATTCGCAACTGAGGGAGATAAGGAAGAAATCCTAGAAAATGGGCCATATACATTTCAAAACAGACCGCTGATAATTCGAGAGTGGACTTCTGATTTTGAAGTTAGCAAGGAACCACAGAGGATTGTACCAATTTGGGTAAATTTGCCAAGGTTTCCAGTTCAGTGCTGGGCTGAGGAAAACCTTGGGAGAATTGCAAGTTACCTGGGTAAACCACTGTGTTCAGATCGACTAACTGCAGAATGTGAACGACTCTCTTATGCAAGGGTACTAATAGAGATGGATATTACTCAACCGATGCCTAACGAGATGGTAATTGAGAAGCCTGATGGATCTACTTGGGAACAGGCTATAGAGTATGAGTGGCAACCAAAGTTCTGTGTTGATTGCAATTCCTTTGGGCACCTAGCAGGGGAATGCAAAGTAGAAATGGTAGTTCCAAAGAAAAAGAATAGGCGGAGGAGAAGAGAGTATCCAACACGGCAAGCTAAAGATGTACCCCCAAATAAACCCACCACACCAGGACCTAGTACTGTAATGCAAAACACATCTGGGGAGCCGGTGGCAGAGGTAAATCTACAAGTGAATGCAAGAGGAAAACAGACTGTAGTGGCTCATAAAGCACCACATATAGATCCTGCTGTTATGGCCCAGAAAAATAACAATGCTGCTCTGCAGATAGGGGCAAGACCTCCTGATATTCAACAACAAGATGGTATGCAACCGGACCACTCGCAAAGGCTGTCTAAAGGGGGTATTCCCACTACTATTTCTCCTATATGATACTGTTCTCACGGAACATTAGAGGACTGAATAAGTTCTTTAAAAAGAAAGAGTTTAGGAGTTTTCTTTATAAGAATAAACTGGACCTAGTTGCCTGTTTGGAAACTAGAGTTAAGCAGAATAATAGTAGTAAAATACAACAGTTTATGGGACCTGAATGGAGCTTTATATCAAACTATACTCATGCACCCAATGGAAGGATGTGGCTAGGGTAGAAGGCAGCCACTTTTGAAGTGATTGCTCTATTTACTTCGGCTCAAATAATACACTGTTGAGTGAAAGATAAAATGTCTGATTTCAGTAGTTATGTTACCTTTGTTTATGGAATGCACACTGTGGCTGATAGAAGGACattatggaaggatttaagactACTGAATACTAGTGTTAGTGAAGCATGGCTCATAATGGGAGATTTCAACACTCCATTACATGCAGATGATAGACTGAATGGAGCCCCTGTGCATTATAGTGAAACAAAGGATTTCCAGGAATGCCTAGATGATATAGGGGTGGGCCAACTCACTAGAAGGGGAAATCAATACTCATGGAATAATAAAAGGGATGCAGAGTCAAGAATATATAGCCATATAGATTGGTTTTTGGGAACAGTGACTGGTTCACTAAATACACTCACATAGAGGCAATATATATACTACCTGGTTGTTCAGATCATTCTCCAGTAATGATTAATACAACTGCTTCCAGAGGGCCACCAGTCAAACGACCATATAGACTGCTTAATGTGCTACTACCTCAAGAAAGATATAAGGAAGCAGTTCAAGCAGCATGGAGTCAAGAAGTGCAGGGCTATCCAATGTATGTTATCTGTAGGAAACTGGCAAAACTGAAACAACTGACCCAGGGTATGCAGAAAGAGATGTCTGCAACTGATATCAAACTCCAACATATGAAAGATGAGTTGTGCAGAGTACAGACTAGGCTAAATGATGATCACCTTAACCCAGAGTTGATCCAAGAAGAAAGAGGACTACATGTGCTAATAGAGAAATTGAGTAACATTCAGGAGCAGATATTGAGGCAGAAATCCAGAGCTACATGGATTGTACATGGAGACCAGAACACTAAATATTTTCATGCCCAGCTGAAAGCCAGACAAGCCAGAAATAAGGTTACATCCATCTACACTGAACAAGGTATACACCTTACTGATCCTAAACTAATACAGAAGGAATTCATTGAGTTCTTTCAAAAGCTACTAGGAGAATCAACACCTGTCATGCCTAGTATAGACATCAACATAGTGAGAGATGGACCTTGTTTAACAATAGCTCAGCGACAACAATTGTTAAAACCTGTCACTGAAGAGGAGGTTACTAATGTGGTGAAAAATTTACCAACTGATAAGGCCCCTGGTATTGATGGGTACCCTGCTGAGTTTTTTAAACATTACTGGTCAATAGTTGGTGCTGATGTTCAGAAAGCTGTTATGCAATTCTTTGATAATGGTAAAATGTTGAGAGAAATAAACTGTGCCACAGTGAATTTAATCCCAAAAGTTACTAATCCAACATATGTCAAGGAATTTAGACCTATAGCATGCTGTACGACTCTCTACAAGATTATAGCCAAGATCCTTACCAACAGACTAAAGACTGTTGTAGATTTCTTAGTTGGCCCTGCATAGTCTGCTTTTATAGAAGGTAGAAATATTCTTGACAATGTCATATTGGCTCATGAGTTGATTAAAGGTTACATGAAAACAACAATCTCCCCTAGATGCACAATCAAAGTAGACATTAGAAAGGCATATGACTCTGTGGAGTGGTGTTTTTTGAAAATGATACTGTTGGAATTTGGGCTACCAACAAGATTTGTAAACTTGGTAATGGAGTGTGTCACTATAGTTAGCTACTCATTACTGATAAATGGAGGTCTGACACCACAATTTCAGGCGAAAAAGGGACTCAGGCAAGGTGATCCTATGTCACCTTACCTGTTTGTGTTAGTAATGGAATATATGAGCAGGTCTATGAAACAGTTAAGTCTAAATCCAGACTTTAACTTCCACCCCAGATGCTCCAGGCTACTTATTACACATATTTGTTTTGCGGATGACCTTTTACTTTGCTGCAGAGCAGATGAGAGTTCACTACAACTTATGATGCAAGCCTTTAGCCACTTCTCAGAAGTATCGGGACTTAAGGCCAATATGGAGAAAAGCTGCATTTATATGGCTGGAGTGACTAATGAATTCAGAGATCAGATACTACATCAGCTGAGCTTTACTGCTGGTTCATTGCCTTTCAGGTATTTGGGTGTACCTCTATCCTCAAGGAAACGGAGTGTTAATCAGTGTATGCCACTCATAGACAAGATAGTTGCCAAAATCAAGTGCTGGACAACCAGATTTCTGTCATACTTTGGAAGGTTGCAACTTATCAAAAGTGTACTGTTTGAAGTACAAACTTACTGGGCCCAGGTGTTCTTAGTTCCCAAGAAAGTCCATCAACAGATCACAACAATATGCAAAACTTTTCTTTGGAAGGGAACAACTGAAAGTAGCAAAAAAGCCCCTGTGGCTTGGGAAACACTCTGCAAGCCTAAATCATCAGGAGGCTTGGACATCATAGACTCTATCTTATGGAATAAAGCAGCTCTTCTTAAGATCCTATGGGCActggctaaaaaaaaaaagatagactCTGGGTAGTTTGGGTACACAGTGTGTATATCAAGAGACA
The sequence above is a segment of the Lycium barbarum isolate Lr01 chromosome 6, ASM1917538v2, whole genome shotgun sequence genome. Coding sequences within it:
- the LOC132643598 gene encoding protein RETICULATA-RELATED 4, chloroplastic-like, with amino-acid sequence MPIAAATTTAAVNFLAVTARYGGSTLTPSFRTSVSISNAVNTNCSLSMSSSPNFTSNRRTFFMLSFAAAAAGGDGGGDDNFNGGNGGGSGNGGGDEESGDQKKNKNEALIALREAGRSLESLPKDLQAAIEDGRIPGSIVLRYFELEKSPLLAWLLRFGGFKERLLADDLFLAKLGMECGVGIFTKTAAEYERRRENFFNELEIVAADVVMAVIADFMLVYLPAPTVSLRPRMAVDAGRIAKFFHLCPDNAFQMALPGTSYSLLQRIGAIVRNGTKLFAVGTASSLVGTVVTNAALNAKKAVDKSSAEEVENLPVVATSVAYGVYMAVSSNLRYQIVAGVIEQRILEPMLHQHKLMLSAMCFAVRTGNTFLGSLLWVDYARLIGIQKAHDQEVPAQKAHEA
- the LOC132643924 gene encoding uncharacterized protein LOC132643924; this encodes MTMITFVFKFATEGDKEEILENGPYTFQNRPLIIREWTSDFEVSKEPQRIVPIWVNLPRFPVQCWAEENLGRIASYLGKPLCSDRLTAECERLSYARVLIEMDITQPMPNEMVIEKPDGSTWEQAIEYEWQPKFCVDCNSFGHLAGECKVEMVVPKKKNRRRRREYPTRQAKDVPPNKPTTPGPSTVMQNTSGEPVAEVNLQVNARGKQTVVAHKAPHIDPAVMAQKNNNAALQIGARPPDIQQQDGMQPDHSQRLSKGGIPTTISPI